A window of Ictidomys tridecemlineatus isolate mIctTri1 chromosome 15, mIctTri1.hap1, whole genome shotgun sequence contains these coding sequences:
- the Cdc42ep5 gene encoding cdc42 effector protein 5, translating to MPVLKQLGPAQPKKRTERGALSISAPLGDFRHTLHVGRGGDAFGDTSFLSRHGGGPPSEPCAPPAGSPRSATPAAVSQPAAPAPRPSAPADPLLSFHLDLGPSMLDAVLGVMDAERAAAAKPEVDARLEAQHPRARCRPNADLELDDVLGL from the coding sequence ATGCCGGTGCTGAAGCAGCTGGGCCCCGCGCAGCCCAAGAAGAGGACCGAGCGCGGCGCGCTGTCCATCTCGGCGCCGCTTGGCGACTTCCGGCACACACTGCACGTGGGGCGTGGCGGCGACGCCTTCGGGGACACCTCCTTCCTGAGCCGCCACGGCGGCGGACCACCCTCCGAACCCTGCGCTCCGCCCGCGGGGAGCCCACGTAGCGCGACGCCGGCCGCAGTGTCGCAGCCTGCAGCGCCCGCCCCCCGCCCATCGGCTCCCGCCGACCCGCTGCTGTCCTTCCACCTGGACCTGGGCCCCTCCATGCTGGACGCCGTGCTGGGAGTCATGGACGCGGAGCGCGCCGCGGCCGCCAAGCCCGAAGTGGACGCGCGTCTCGAGGCGCAGCACCCCAGGGCCCGCTGCCGCCCCAACGCCGACCTCGAGCTGGACGATGTCCTTGGTCTGTAG